From the genome of Vulgatibacter sp.:
CACGCTGGCGGGCTTCCTCAACCACCTCGCCGGCGAGATCCCGGAGCGCGGCGCCACCCTCCACGCCCACGACCTCGTCTTCACCGTCGAGGACCGCACCCCCCGCCGGGTCCTCTCCGTCCGCGTCACCATCGCCCGCACGCGGCAGGTCGGTTGAGGTGACCGTGGCGGCGACAGTGCCGTGACCATAGACTGATGACCATGGGCACGACCAAGAAGACGATCCCGGCTGGGAGGTTCAAGGCCGAGTGCCTCGCGCTCATCGACGACGTCGCGCGCACCGGCCAGCCGGTCGTGATCACGAAGCGGGGCAAGCCGGTGGCACAGGTGGTGCCGCTGGAGGGAGAGGAGCCTCCTGGGCTCCAGGGGAGCGTTCTCTACGAGGGCGATCTTCTCTCCCCCATCGACGAGGACTGGGACGCGAACAGGTGATCGTCCTCGATACCCATGCCTGGATCTGGCTGGCCAGCGATCCGTCCAGGCTCTCAGCCAAGGCTCGACGTGCGGTCGCGCAGACACCTTTGGGCGTCGCAGCGATCAGCCTCTGGGAAGTTTCGATGTTGGTCACGCACGGTCGCATCCGCTTCGATCGGCCCGTCCGACAATGGCTCGACCAGGCCCTCGCCCTACCCGGCATCGAGTTGGTTCCGCTCGATCCAGAAGTGGCCTCGCACGCGGGAGAACTCGGCGACACCCTCCATGGTGACCCAGCCGATCGTCTCATCGTCGCAACCACGCTGGTGCGGGGCGCGAAGCTCGTCACGAAGGATCTTCGAATCCGCGGCAGCGGCATCGTCCAGACGATCTGGTAGCCCCCTGCTGCCCCTGCGGGTAGCAGCCTTGCCGCATGGGCCCTTCCTGCGCACCGTACAGAGATGCGCCATGCCGGCGCCGCGACCACCGCATCCGGGGCGCTGGCAGGGGGAACGGAGGAGCCATGCGCTGTGTCACCTGGGAAGAGTTCTTATCGGCAGGCGAATCGATCCTCGACGAGGCCCTGCGTTGCGGAACGCCGATCTACGTCCGCCGCCACGGAGAGATCGTCCTCGAGATCATGCCGACGGAGCAGGCCGAAGAGGCCGAGGAGGGAGGCGTCACCCCATCGGATCGCGCCTCGATCGCCGACCGCTGGTGCGCCGCCCAGCTGAGCAGCGACAACATCTAAAGGCCAGCACGGTCAGCTGTCCGCCAGACCGCCGCGGATGAGCGCAGCCAGCGCATCCGCTGCCTGGGCTTCGCTGCAATCGCCGCGGATCAGCGCTGCCGAGAGTGCCTCGCCTGCCCCGACCAGACCGATGCAACGCTGGTACAGCACGTCGTGAGCCAGCTTGCTGTGCGGTTCAAGCGCCGAGACGAAGAGCTGGACATAACCGTCCACGAGCTCCTGGTGCACGGCGCCCATCTCCTCGCTGCCTGAGAGCGCAGCCCCTACCGCATGCCACTCGCCGCTGTTGTCGGCATAGCAGTGCATGTAGGCGGCCGCGAGCGCATCGGCGGTCTCCTCGAACCCGCGTGGGTTGGCCCGCAACGCCTCCCGCAGCGCATTCGCGTGCTCCACGTCGATGGTCTTGTAGAGCTCGATGAGCAGGCCCGAGCGCGTGCCGAAATGCTCGTAGGCGATGGGCTTCGATACACCGGCGCGTGCGGCAAGGTGGCCCAGCGTCAGCCGGTCCGCCCCCTCCTCGCGCACGATCGCAAGCGCGGTGGCGAGCAGCTGCCGCCGCCGTTCGGCCTTCGAAAGCCGGCGCGAACCCGGTCCCTGGGTCGCAGTCTTCGATGAATCGGCCATGCGCGGCATTTCCCGTTGCGAACCTACGCCCAGAAACCTGCCACTGGTAACCTACTGAAGGTAGGCCACCTCGTTTCAGGAGCAAGCTCGCAATGATAAACGATCCGATTCTTCTCCTAGGCGGCTCCGGCATCGTCGGCCGCCGGACGGCGCAGTTTCTCCGCGCCGCCAACCCCACTGCGCCGGTGCTGATTGGCGGCCGCGATCTGGCCCGGGCGAGCGATGTAGCCGCTGGGATCGGGCATGCCGAAGGCGTGGCGCTCGATCTCGCTGCCGACGACCTCGGCCTCGGCGGCCGCCCGGTAGGCGCGGTGGCCATCTTCCTGAAGGACGACACGCTGGCCGCGCTGCGTTTTGCGCAGGCGCGCAAGGTGCCGCACATCAGCATCTCGTCCGGCACCTTCGAAATCGCCCCGGAGGTATCGGCGTATATCCACAATCCCACCGCGGCTCCGGTCGTCCTCGGCTCCGAGTGGCTCGCAGGCGCGGCGACGCTCCCCGCGCTCGAGTTCGTCAAGGCATTCGGCCGCGTGGACGACATCACGATCGGCGTGCTCCTCGATGAGCAGGACATCGGCGGCCCGGCGGCAGCGATCGACCTGCACCGGCTGACCGAAGTCGCGCCCACCGCGCTGCCCCGGCGCGACGGCGCCTTCTTCTGGCGCGTGGGTGACGAAGCCAGGGCAACCTACCGTGCCGTCGACGGCACGGAGATGGAAGCGTTCGCCTACTCGCCCTTCGACATCGCCGCCCTGTCGGCGGCGACCGGGGCACCCAATGTCCAGGTGAACATCGCGGTCGGAGTCAGTTCGACACGACGCCGCGGCGAACCGATGTCGACCGAGATCATCCTCGATCTGGCGGGCGAGGATCACGCTGGGCAGCCGCTCCGCACCCGCCATGCGATCGTCCATCCCGAAGGCCAGGCGCCGCTGACTGCGCTAGGCGTCACGATGATGCTGGAGCGGCTCGTGGGGCTCGACGGTAAGCCACCCAGCCCCGCCGGACTCTATCTCCCCGAACATCTGGTCGACCCGGCCGAATATCTGCGCCGCCTGGAGCAGATCGGCGGAACGGTTTCGAAAGCGGAGGTGCAGTGATGCGTCTCGATCCCGTACTGCTCATCGGCGGCACCGGCGCGTTGGGACGCAAGATCGCCGAACGGCTGCGCGCCCGGAACCCGGACCTCCCGATCACCATCGCAGCGCGCAACCAGGAACGGGCCCAGGCGCTGGCGGGCCAGCTGGGCCACGCCGATGCCACGGCGATCGACCTGGCCCGGGCCGATCTCGGACTTAGGGATCGGCGGTTCAGCATCGTCGTGCCGGCGTTCAAGGACCACGGCCACGTCAGCTACCGCTTCGCCCAGGACAGCGGCATTCCCTATCTGGCGCTGTCGGAGGTGGCATTCGAGATCGGTCCGCTCGTAGCGATGCACGCGCACCGTCCCCACACGCCCCTGCTGCTGGTCGGCCACGTCCATGGCAGCCTGCCCGCGATGATTGCGCTCGCGCTCTCGCGTTCTTTCGCTAGCGTCGACGCAATCCGGCTCGGTGCGATCTTCGATCCCGCCGACCCCCTGCCGCCCGGCGCGGAGGTCGACATGGCGCGGATCACGAAGGCGGGCCCCCCGCCGCTGGCGCTGGTCGACCGGAGGTGGCGTTGGCTGTCGCCCGAAGAGATGCAGTCGATCCGCCGCGAGGGAACCGAATCGGTTCCGGCCGAAGCGGCGGGGCTCACCGACACGCTCGGGCTCTGGGCACCCACCGGCGCACGGTCGGTCCGGCTCGACATGGGCGTGGGCGCGACCGCACCGGGCACGGACGGTAACCCCGGCCACGAGGTGGTCATCGAGATCGCTGGCACCGATACGGAAGACCGTACCGTCACCAGGCGCTGGAAGCTGACCGATCCGGACGGCAACGTCGCCTTTGGCGCCAAGGGGCTGCTGCTGGCCGTCGAACGCTTGCTCGGACTCGACGGGAGGCCGCCGGCGTCGGCCGGCCTCTACCTGCCCGAGACGCTGTTGGACGCCGACCACGTCGCCAGCCAGCTCCCGTCCTTCGGCATCACGCTGACCCAGGTCGCGTAGGCCGTACCGACCGCGGTCCGTTCTCCTGCGGACCCGGTCCTCGATCGGGCCGCTCGGTGATCTCAGCCACCGGGCCGGAGCCTGCCGTCGAGATCGAAGGGCACGCGCACCGATGCCGTCCTGCCGGGCACGCGGACGACCACGCTGCCCCGCACCTGCACCGGCAGCGCGCCGCCGCGCTCGAGCCGGCGCACCGCCAAGTCTGATTCGAGCAGACCCCGCTGGTCCGAGTTCCGCGGGGAACGCTCCGGATTGGCTCGACCATGCAATAGCCTTGGCAGTGATCGGTATCCCAGCACGGATGCCATAGTCCTCCGTCGGCAGCATGCAACGTCGGTAGATGTCACTCGCCGGGACCGGCAGACCGCCAAGGTTCCAGCACCCCTCTGCCGTCGGCGGTTCTTCGATCGTAACCGTTCACCGGTTTGCTAGGCCGCCGGCACTCTTGGCTCAGGTAGCAGCGAGGGCCGCGGTTTACCGCGGGCGGCTGCGTCCACCGACTGCGCGAGGAAGTCGAGCGCAGGGCGCTTCTGCTTTCGCAGCGTCGTAGTCACGGTGAGGATGCGCTCGGCATAGCGGCTGCCGTTCTCGCTGTCCGTCCCAAAGCAGCGCTTCCGCCAAAGCACCGCGCGACGCAGGTCACGCTCCGCCGCGTTGTTCGTCGGGTCGATCCCCTCCGTTTTCACGAAGGTCCAAAGCGCCGACTCGACCTTGAGGATCTCGGCGCACATGCCGGACACGCGGCCATCAGGGCACACCTCTCCGTCGCGGAGAAGGTCGCCGATGCGGCGCTCCACTTTCCTCATCCGCCGCTGGAATCGCTCGCGCGGCAGCGTGCCGTCACGGACCCGAGCCCACCACCTGAACATCTTCGACAGCTGCACGAGGAGCGCCTCGCCAATCTGCTTGCCGGGGCCACCGCGGTCGACCATCCCCTGGAAATCTCGCTTCACGTGAGCCCCGCCGATCGGGCGCTGAGAGAGCAGCAGCCACGAGTATGCCGCCCAGCGATCGCTGATCACGACGCCGGCAAACCCCTCGTTGAGGATCTCCAGGGCGACCTTCTTGCCGCGACTGCGCGCGATGGTGAAGACGCTCACCAGCGCGGTGGCAGCTACCCACAGCCAGGCCCGCCGCTTGTCCTCACGCCAGCCGGTCTCGTCCAGGTGCGCACTGGGCGCGCAGCGCACGAAGTCTCGCGCCTCTGCAACCGCGCCGGCCGCGGCCTCGCTCACGACCTGCTCGGTGTTGCTGATCGAGCCGCCAGCGAAATCGATTCCGAGCACGTCGGACACGAACTCGCGCGCCGAGCGCTTGGAAACGCCGAGCTTGCCAGTCAGCAGCGCGACGACGGCGACGAGGCGCGAGCCGAACGAGCCGCCCGGCAGGTTCGCCGGTTCGCCCGGGCGCGAGACGATGCCGCAGTCCGGGCAGCACAGCGCGTGGTAGCGAACCTCGGTGACGTCCGGCTCGATCTTCGGCAGGTCCACGATCTGGCGGCGACGCGGATTCGGATCGGTGCCCTCGAGCGGGCGCCGGCAACGATCGCAGTTGGAGGGCTTGAGGTCCACGAAGCGGTTCACCTTCTCGGGAGGCAACAGCTCGCGCTTGTGGTGCTTGTGGCCGCGCTGGCCACCGCGTGCTCTGCCGGTCGGATCCTTCTGCGGACGCGGAACGGACGGCGGATCGGACGACGGTGGTTTCGAGGAGTTGGTCGAATCGAGCTTCAGCTGGGCACGCAGCTCGGCGTTCTCCGCCTCGAGCTTCTCGATCTTCACCAGGGCAGCGGTCAGCAGCGTCTCGAGCTGCGTGATGCGGCCCTCGAGTTCGGCGATGCGCTGGTCTCTGGGATCGGCGTGCGACACACCGAGGTTGGATCAGACGGAGATCCTCTAGTCGGTCCCCGATCCACCCGCCTCCATGTGGAAACCCGTGAACGGTTACGCCCATTCTTGCTGCTCCGCGAAGAGGGCCCGCCCGGCCAATGCCGAACGAGCCCTCTCCCGCGCCGTGGCGACGCCGGTGCGGCGCCGGAGGCCCTACTCGATGCGAAATGTCTGCACCGCGTCGGCGGTGAAGGAGGCGTCGCGGATCATGACGGTCTCCGCGCCGACGGCGCCGTCGACGCACTTGATGCCGGTCGCCTGGTCCTTGAAGAAGAGCTCCATCTGCACGGTGGTGCCGTCGGCGGAGATCGAGCCGCGGCCCTCCTGGGCGAAGCCGTTGAAGGTGGCGGTCACGTCGAAGCAGCCGCCGTCTTCCTGCACGTTTTCGATCAGGATGTTGGTCGAGGTGTAGGTGAGCTCGTTCGATACGGTCGCGTGATCGCACTCACCGGTCTCGCCGATGTCGGCCGCGCCGTTGAGGGTGCCGAGCTTCGAGGTCACGGCCCACTGGCCCGCCTGCACGAGGATGCTCATCTCGGCGTAGCACTGGGTGGCGCCGCCGAGGTTGGTGTCCTCGTCGTAGCCGTTCGGGTGCGACGGGATGTCCTCGCCCGTCATCAGCATGACCTTGCCTTCGAGGTAGGCGTTGATCTTGGTGGCGGTCGAGAAGTCGTTGACGGGGCCGCCGCCACCTGCGCCGCCGGCGCCACCCATGCCGCCGTCGCCACCTGCGCCGCCGGTACCACCGGCGCCGCCCGTGCCGCCGCTGCCGCCCACGGCGCCGGTTCCGCCGGCGCCACCGTTGTTTTCGCCGCTGTCGGTGCCCTCGCCGCACGCGGTGACGGCGGTGGCTGCTGCGAGGACCGAGACGAGAAGAATGCGCTTCATTTGATGGATTCCTCTGAAGAGAGCACTGCCGATGCAAGACGGCCGGGAACCCCCGACCAACGAAAATCGAGACGGCGGGTTACGCCCTTCCAGCGGGCGCGACGGGTGCAGCCTCGCGCCGGGCGTGAACCCTGCGGCCGAACGTAGAGACACCGAGCACGACGAAGCGACGATCCCCTCGGTGGCGGAGACGGCGGGTTCATGGTCTCGCCCCGCCCCCAGACGACGATGACGTAGTGGACGAAGGACCACCAGCGCGACCAGCACACCGCCGTTGGCGGCGAGCCCCAGGTGCAGGAGCGCGCTCACGCCGTGTGCGTAGACGAACCCCCGGGTTGATCACGAAGGTGGCGGTGCTCGCCACCGACGCAGCCAGGGTGATGCCGACGGTGATCGGGCCGAGATCACCGTTGGCGAGGGCGAAGGTCTGCGTCTTGCGCATTCCGCGCCAGACGAGCCACGCGGTTGAGGCGGCGTAGCGTCCGAAGATCAGCCAGGCGAGCTGCAGCTTGTCCATTGGCCAGCATCCTCACTGCAAGGCCGTTGACCCGTCAATCGAACCACACCCCGACGGGGTTAGACACCACCCCGTGCAGGGAGAGCCGGCGCGGCGGAGAGTCGAGCTGGCCGAGATGGAGGAGCGGTCGCCTTCCTTTGCAGCGACGAGACCAGGAAACCCACTGGCTGTGCCCTCGCAATGGACGCCAGCTGGCCCCTGGACTGACCAAAGCTACGGTGCAAGCTCCACCGGCCGGAGCCTGCCGTCGAGATCGAAGGGCACACGCACCGATGCCGTCCTGCCGGGCACGCGTACGAGCACGTTGCCCCGCACCTGCACCGGCAGCGCGCCGCCCCGCTCGAGCCGGCGCACCACCGCCGTCGGGAGTTGATCCCAGCCGAAGGTCAGCGGCAGCTGCAACGCAGCGGTGCCGCCTGCCGGAACGAGCACGCCGGTGGCCCCGCCCACGGCGGCGCTGCCCACCGCCACCGTCTCCTCCTCGAGGCGCACGTCGTATTCGAGCGCGTGGGCGGAGACCGGCTCCTCGGAGCGGCTCCGCAGAACGAGGGAGAGATCGAGGATCGCCTGCCCCGCGTCGAGCCGGTAGGCGGCGTGGTCGAGCGCTTCGGCGCGGAGGGGCGCGCTCTCGGCGCAGGAGAAGAGCAGCGGCAGGACGAGGAGGGCACGGCGCAACACGGGCCGCACCCTACCCCACTCCCTGCGTTTTGCGACGGCCTCGCTCAAGCGCGCTCGTAGATCGCTTCGCAGCGGGCCGCCGCGGCGTCCCAGCTGAAGTCCTGCGCCATCCCCGCCTGCTGGATCTCGCGCCAGCGCGCCGGGTGCTCGAAGGCCCGCAGGGCCCGGTCGACCGCATCGATCAGCGCGCCGGCGTTCGGATCCTGGAAGCGGAAGCCGGTGCCGAATCCCCCGGGCACGGTGGCGTCGACCACGGTGTCGACGAGGCCGCCGGTGGTCCGCACGATGGGCACGGTCCCGTATTTGAGCGAGTACATCTGGTTGAGGCCGCAGGGCTCGTAGAGCGAGGGCATCAGGAAGGCGTCGGCGCCCGCCTCGATCCGGTGGGCGAGGCCGTTGTCGTAGCCGAC
Proteins encoded in this window:
- a CDS encoding type II toxin-antitoxin system Phd/YefM family antitoxin, encoding MTMGTTKKTIPAGRFKAECLALIDDVARTGQPVVITKRGKPVAQVVPLEGEEPPGLQGSVLYEGDLLSPIDEDWDANR
- a CDS encoding type II toxin-antitoxin system VapC family toxin, translated to MIVLDTHAWIWLASDPSRLSAKARRAVAQTPLGVAAISLWEVSMLVTHGRIRFDRPVRQWLDQALALPGIELVPLDPEVASHAGELGDTLHGDPADRLIVATTLVRGAKLVTKDLRIRGSGIVQTIW
- a CDS encoding TetR/AcrR family transcriptional regulator, whose amino-acid sequence is MADSSKTATQGPGSRRLSKAERRRQLLATALAIVREEGADRLTLGHLAARAGVSKPIAYEHFGTRSGLLIELYKTIDVEHANALREALRANPRGFEETADALAAAYMHCYADNSGEWHAVGAALSGSEEMGAVHQELVDGYVQLFVSALEPHSKLAHDVLYQRCIGLVGAGEALSAALIRGDCSEAQAADALAALIRGGLADS
- a CDS encoding NAD(P)-dependent oxidoreductase; its protein translation is MINDPILLLGGSGIVGRRTAQFLRAANPTAPVLIGGRDLARASDVAAGIGHAEGVALDLAADDLGLGGRPVGAVAIFLKDDTLAALRFAQARKVPHISISSGTFEIAPEVSAYIHNPTAAPVVLGSEWLAGAATLPALEFVKAFGRVDDITIGVLLDEQDIGGPAAAIDLHRLTEVAPTALPRRDGAFFWRVGDEARATYRAVDGTEMEAFAYSPFDIAALSAATGAPNVQVNIAVGVSSTRRRGEPMSTEIILDLAGEDHAGQPLRTRHAIVHPEGQAPLTALGVTMMLERLVGLDGKPPSPAGLYLPEHLVDPAEYLRRLEQIGGTVSKAEVQ
- a CDS encoding NAD(P)-dependent oxidoreductase; protein product: MRLDPVLLIGGTGALGRKIAERLRARNPDLPITIAARNQERAQALAGQLGHADATAIDLARADLGLRDRRFSIVVPAFKDHGHVSYRFAQDSGIPYLALSEVAFEIGPLVAMHAHRPHTPLLLVGHVHGSLPAMIALALSRSFASVDAIRLGAIFDPADPLPPGAEVDMARITKAGPPPLALVDRRWRWLSPEEMQSIRREGTESVPAEAAGLTDTLGLWAPTGARSVRLDMGVGATAPGTDGNPGHEVVIEIAGTDTEDRTVTRRWKLTDPDGNVAFGAKGLLLAVERLLGLDGRPPASAGLYLPETLLDADHVASQLPSFGITLTQVA
- the tnpC gene encoding IS66 family transposase; translation: MSHADPRDQRIAELEGRITQLETLLTAALVKIEKLEAENAELRAQLKLDSTNSSKPPSSDPPSVPRPQKDPTGRARGGQRGHKHHKRELLPPEKVNRFVDLKPSNCDRCRRPLEGTDPNPRRRQIVDLPKIEPDVTEVRYHALCCPDCGIVSRPGEPANLPGGSFGSRLVAVVALLTGKLGVSKRSAREFVSDVLGIDFAGGSISNTEQVVSEAAAGAVAEARDFVRCAPSAHLDETGWREDKRRAWLWVAATALVSVFTIARSRGKKVALEILNEGFAGVVISDRWAAYSWLLLSQRPIGGAHVKRDFQGMVDRGGPGKQIGEALLVQLSKMFRWWARVRDGTLPRERFQRRMRKVERRIGDLLRDGEVCPDGRVSGMCAEILKVESALWTFVKTEGIDPTNNAAERDLRRAVLWRKRCFGTDSENGSRYAERILTVTTTLRKQKRPALDFLAQSVDAAARGKPRPSLLPEPRVPAA